A stretch of DNA from Bacteroidota bacterium:
TCATTGGCAGTTTTTCCTGCTTCATACTCCTTGAGTATGGTCAGAATTTGTGTTTCGTTGAATCGTGTTTTGTTCATCGGTTTAAAATTAGACCCAAAAGTCTAATTTTAAACTGTACTAATTCAGGGGAAGCTTACAGATCTCGTCCAGGAGGTATTACCATTGCTACAGGGGATAGAGTTACCACCGGTTCCAATAATTCTTTTGTAGGATATCTGGCAAATGTAAGCGTTGGAGGTGGCGCTTTAACCAATGCAACTGCTATTGGCGCTTTTGCTGAGGTTGCAGAGAGCAACGCTATTGTTCTTGGAAGCATTAACGGTGTGAATACCGCTACAGCTTCAACAAATGTGGGAATCGGCACAACAGGTCCCATGCAACCGGGTGATAACAGTCAATTTGGCGCTGGTGGAACGGTGTTAAATCTATCTGCTCGTAATGGAGGAGTGAGACCACTATTTATCATAGATAATAAAGCTGCAGCTCCTGTTGCCGGAACAGCTTCTGGATATATTGCCTGGGCAATCAGCGGTTACAATGCTGCTTGGAACACCTATATCGCATCTATCGGAACAGTGGTTGAGGGCACTACAACCGCTAATGATTACGGAGGAGCTCTACGCTTTATGACAAAAAATGACGGAGGCACTAATCAGGAAAGAATGAGAATAATGAATAGCGGAAATGTGGGTATCGGAACAACAGTTCCCGGAAGTAAATTAACTGTTTCTACTGCTACATCTCTTGATGGAGTTTATTTTACAGATGGAACAAGGTTTATGAATATTATGCCGGGCACTGTTTGGGCAGGCGCATATAATCCTCTTACGCAAGCCAATGACAATGCAGTAATTTTTTCTGGTGGTAAC
This window harbors:
- a CDS encoding tail fiber domain-containing protein; the encoded protein is IGSFSCFILLEYGQNLCFVESCFVHRFKIRPKSLILNCTNSGEAYRSRPGGITIATGDRVTTGSNNSFVGYLANVSVGGGALTNATAIGAFAEVAESNAIVLGSINGVNTATASTNVGIGTTGPMQPGDNSQFGAGGTVLNLSARNGGVRPLFIIDNKAAAPVAGTASGYIAWAISGYNAAWNTYIASIGTVVEGTTTANDYGGALRFMTKNDGGTNQERMRIMNSGNVGIGTTVPGSKLTVSTATSLDGVYFTDGTRFMNIMPGTVWAGAYNPLTQANDNAVIFSGGNLLLAPWSGSAFGVKITTGGLVGINRLPVTNVLEVNGDASKTTATAWLANSDRRIKTDIQDIDNALGIIMKLHPVKFKYTDEWKRRNPFIAANDHYYYNYIAQEYKEVFPESVKGSGEFLESDIAHSDEILQMDSYNTQIVAIKAIQELNEKNKDQQKQIDELKTLVEKLVKQNDVVTVPQFFPSSGIVGDNTNANKEKTFVNDLGETPSQYKVPAAVINNSSEKIQTPAPGFSPAPAEKNKLPK